A genome region from Triticum aestivum cultivar Chinese Spring chromosome 2B, IWGSC CS RefSeq v2.1, whole genome shotgun sequence includes the following:
- the LOC123046611 gene encoding binding partner of ACD11 1: MATSTLSTVMVSNLSLKAALRDVKEFFSFSGDLVHVEMQSGDELSQVAYIAFKDKQGAETAILLTGATIVDMAVIVTPATDYELPADVLAALEPKDAKSSALEKAEDIVGTMLAKGFILGRDALDKAKALDEKHQLTSTATARVSSFDKRIGLSEKISVGTSVVNDKVKEMDQKYLVSEKTRSALAAAEQGVSTAGSAIMKNRYVLTGAAWVTGAFSKVANTANDVGAKAKEKIAAEQEGKTVAAGYAQADMSDAREKPRDLDGEVTKIHVSENPEDIPISTAAVFPITVDDSSDASPPPPATALPKKPEPAQGLIL; the protein is encoded by the exons ATGGCG aCAAGCACGCTTAGCACAGTCATGGTGAGCAATTTGTCGCTGAAAGCAGCACTAAGAGATGTAAAGGAATTCTTTTCCTTTTCTGGTGACCTTGTGCATGTTGAAATGCAAAG TGGTGACGAGCTGTCTCAAGTTGCCTACATTGCTTTTAAAGATAAGCAAGGAGCTGAGACAGCCATACTTCTGACG GGTGCCACGATAGTCGATATGGCTGTCATCGTAACACCAGCCACTGATTATGAGCTACCAGCTGATGTTTTAGCTGCTCTAGAG CCCAAAGATGCAAAGTCCTCTGCTCTTGAGAAGGCAGAGGACATCGTTGGGACCATGCTGGCCAAGGGGTTCATTCTTGGTAGGGATGCGCTCGACAAAGCAAAAGCTTTAGACGAGAAGCATCAGCTCACATCAACTGCGACTGCTCGAGTATCTTCCTTTGACAAGAGAATCGGTCTGAGTGAGAAGATCAGCGTTGGTACTTCAGTTGTAAATGATAAAGTAAAGGAAATGGATCAGAAATATCTAGTTTCCGAGAAGACTAGGTCAGCACTTGCAGCTGCTGAACAGGGCGTCTCTACTGCTGGATCTGCCATCATGAAGAACAGGTATGTCCTTACTGGAGCAGCATGGGTAACTGGTGCCTTCAGTAAGGTTGCAAATACCGCGAACGATGTCGGGGCAAAGGCGAAGGAGAAAATAGCGGCTGAGCAGGAGGGCAAGACCGTAGCGGCCGGGTATGCACAAGCTGACATGTCGGACGCTCGTGAAAAGCCCAGGGATTTGGATGGTGAAGTCACAAAGATACATGTCTCTGAAAACCCTGAAGATATCCCCATATCTACCGCTGCAGTTTTCCCCATTACAGTAGATGATTCCAGCGATGCGTCTCCACCACCGCCTGCTACTGCTCTTCCCAAGAAACCGGAACCTGCGCAGGGATTGATACTATGA